In Zalophus californianus isolate mZalCal1 chromosome 17, mZalCal1.pri.v2, whole genome shotgun sequence, one DNA window encodes the following:
- the CIAO2B gene encoding cytosolic iron-sulfur assembly component 2B yields MVGGGGGGGVGSGLLENANPLIYERSGERPVTAGEEDEQVPDSIDAREIFDLIRSINDPEHPLTLEELNVVEQVRVQVSDPESTVAVAFTPTIPHCSMATLIGLSIKVKLLRSLPQRFKMDVHITPGTHASEHAVNKQLADKERVAAALENTHLLEVVNQCLSARS; encoded by the exons ATggtgggcggcggcggcggcggcggggtgGGGAGCGGCCTCCTGGAGAACGCTAACCCCCTCATCTACGAGCGCTCTGGGGAGCGACCGGTGACCGCAGGCGAGGAGGACGAGCAGGTTCCAGACAGCATCGACGCGCGCGAGATCTTCG ATCTGATTCGCTCCATTAATGACCCGGAGCATCCGCTGACACTGGAAGAATTGAACGTAGTAGAGCAAGTCCGGGTTCAG GTGAGCGATCCTGAGAGCACGGTGGCCGTGGCCTTCACACCCACCATTCCACACTGCAGCATGGCCACCCTTATTGGCCTGTCCATCAAAGTCAAGCTTCTTCGATCCCTTCCCCAGCGTTTTAAG atgGATGTGCACATTACACCGGGGACCCATGCCTCGGAGCATGCAG TGAACAAGCAGCTTGCAGATAAGGAACGGGTAGCAGCCGCCCTAGAGAATACCCACCTGCTGGAGGTTGTGAACCAGTGCCTGTCAGCCCGCTCCTGA